A part of Aspergillus flavus chromosome 1, complete sequence genomic DNA contains:
- a CDS encoding putative heme/steroid binding domain protein (unnamed protein product), whose product MSSLRQRQVPAGAGPGTNEPSTSKPTSQKTKSRNEKNGLSVLDIIRVVVTLIVASCGLSYYMTSSESVLWGYRPWFTRWPVLVRYLQGPLSLTPSQLALYNGSDSTLPIYLAINGSVFDVSANPLVYGPGGHYNFFTGKDATRAFVTGCFQEDQTHDLRGVEEMFMPVDEEAELKTLSSGEKKIRREQDRRLARTSVQKQVAHWENFFRNHKKYFEVGKVVGLEVPEEQRELCQAAQQQRPKRSSLKKGN is encoded by the exons ATGTCGTCCCTCCGTCAGCGACAGGTCCCCGCCGGCGCCGGCCCCGGCACCAACGAACCATCTACATCCAAACCGACCTCCCAAAAGACCAAATCTCGCAACGAGAAAAACGGCCTCAGtgtccttgatatcatccgtgTGGTGGTCACACTGATCGTCGCATCATGCGGCTTATCCTACTACATGACGTCTTCGGAGTCCGTGCTATGGGGCTACAGGCCGTGGTTCACTAGATGGCCGGTGTTGGTCCGGTACTTG CAAGGACCCTTGAGTCTCACGCCCTCGCAACTCGCCCTCTACAACGGCTCCGACTCGACTCTCCCAATCTACCTCGCCATCAATGGCTCGGTGTTCGACGTCTCGGCGAACCCGCTCGTGTACGGACCGGGCGGACACTACAATTTCTTCACGGGGAAGGATGCCACGCGCGCGTTCGTCACGGGCTGTTTCCAGGAGGACCAGACGCATGATCTGCGGGGTGTAGAGGAGATGTTCATGCCggttgatgaggaggcgGAGCTGAAGACGCTGAGTAgtggggagaagaagatccggCGGGAGCAGGATCGGCGGCTTGCTCGGACGAGTGTGCAGAAGCAGGTGGCACACTGGGAGAATTTCTTCCGGAATCATAAGAAGTATTTTGAGGTGGGGAAGGTTGTTGGGTTGGAGGTGCCGGAGGAGCAGAGGGAGCTTTGCCAGGCTGCTCAGCAGCAGAGGCCTAAGAGGAGTAGTTTGAAGAAGGGGAATTAG
- a CDS encoding histidine acid phosphatase: MTSLNPRDPYTQEELEKLYPRDLKLQLVQVFLRHGERTPVSSRFQNAGLAEYWPYCNVARRMIQMAASNQDLSQWKGFEWRKKTEAFGDRDEAVVAVGATGDIEGICQHGELTDRGRETTFALGQRLRHLYVDQLGFMPKIKSDTEDMYLRATPIPRALESLQQAFWGMYPASARTQDFPPPVIVARSVSEETLFPNEGNCRRFRQLARLFADRAALRWNETEQMNYINSILSKWMPEKSPKVAVDSHPRLSGINDTINATDAHGPATRLPSEFYDKKLRQYMEQIAVDEWFAGYNESTEYRKLGIGALLGDVVDRMVSTAVDGGWRSEASASGSSTDNGKAIKFAMSGCHDTTLAAILGSLGASPGRWPPFTSSIAVELFSKADRKSSGEDAGVMLEEFSNPAIAQKKSGGLFSFMKGSSNSNTSTPPSPSETARAPLASFPDPARQSLQKHYVRIRYNDVPVRIPGCAAKPQNHLAGDDTFCTLDAFKEIVDKFTPKNWREECTENIGAGLYGKGDKEKAVSGF; this comes from the exons ATGACATCCTTAAATCCTCGCGATCCCTACACCCAGGAGGAGCTCGAGAAGCTCTATCCGAGAGACTTGAAGCTTCAATTGGTCCAGGTG TTCCTTCGCCATG GTGAACGCACGCCGGTGTCTTCTCGGTTTCAAAAT GCAGGCCTAGCTGAAT ATTGGCCGTATTGCAATGTTGCGCGTCGGATGATCCAAATGGCCGCTAGTAACCAGGACCTCTCACAGTGGAAAGGCTTCGAATGGCGGAAAAAGACGGAAGCATTCGGCGATAGAGATGAGGCGGTGGTTGCAGTGGGCGCGACAGGTGATATCGAAGGTATATG CCAACACGGCGAATTGACAGACAGAGGACGGGAAACGACCTTTGCCCTCGGCCAGCGCCTGAGACATCTCTATGTTGACCAGCTTGGGTTCATGCCTAAGATCAAGTCCGACACCGAGGACATGTACCTCCGAGCCACACCCATCCCGCGAGCCCTCGAGTCCCTCCAACAGGCTTTTTGGGGCATGTACCCGGCCAGTGCTCGTACCCAAGACTTCCCTCCGCCAGTGATTGTTGCACGCTCCGTGTCGGAGGAGACTCTATTCCCTAATGAGGGCAACTGCCGTCGGTTCAGACAACTCGCTAGGCTCTTTGCCGATAGGGCAGCTTTACGGT GGAACGAAACCGAACAGATGAATTACATCAACAGCATACTATCCAAATGGATGCCGGAGAAGTCCCCCAAAGTTGCCGTCGACTCCCATCCCCGTCTCTCCGGAATCAATGACACCATCAATGCAACCGACGCCCACGGGCCCGCAACGCGCCTCCCTTCAGAATTCTACGACAAGAAACTCAGACAATACATGGAGCAAATAGCCGTCGACGAATGGTTCGCCGGTTACAACGAGAGTACCGAATACCGAAAACTCGGAATCGGAGCCCTACTAGGCGATGTCGTCGACCGCATGGTCAGCACAGCCGTCGACGGCGGGTGGCGCAGCGAAGCTTCGGCATCTGGGTCCTCCACCGACAATGGCAAAGCGATCAAGTTCGCCATGAGTGGATGTCACGATACCACTCTGGCAGCGATCCTGGGTAGTCTCGGCGCCTCCCCTGGCAGGTGGCCGCCTTTCACCTCCTCCATTGCTGTCGAGCTCTTCTCAAAGGCGGACCGTAAATCCAGCGGTGAAGATGCTGGCGTCATGCTCGAGGAATTCTCAAACCCGGCCATCGCCCAGAAGAAGAGCGGaggtcttttctccttcatGAAGGGCTCTTCGAACTCGAACACCTCGACACCGCCCTCTCCGTCTGAAACAGCCCGTGCTCCTCTTGCGTCCTTCCCTGACCCGGCAAGACAATCCCTGCAGAAGCATTATGTCCGTATCCGCTACAATGACGTTCCAGTCCGTATACCCGGTTGCGCTGCCAAGCCGCAGAATCATCTCGCCGGAGACGATACTTTCTGCACATTAGACGCATTCAAGGAGATCGTTGATAAGTTCACGCCTAAGAACTGGCGAGAAGAATGCACAGAGAACATTGGAGCGGGCCTTTATGGCAAGGGTGACAAGGAGAAAGCAGTCTCTGGGTTCTAA
- a CDS encoding putative small monomeric GTPase (GTP-binding protein gtr2) — translation MVLPYAIVRRSGAPTGHTAQTKPGQVSTGKPQDAKPRLLLMGLRRSGKSSIASVVFHKMPPNETLFLESTTRIQKDSIHSFMDFQVWDFPGQLEYLEPSFDLEDIFGSLGALVWVIDAQDDYLDSVARLNRTILTVQQYYPNINIEVFIHKVDGLSEEYRTDTFQDIVQLISDELSDAGYENAPVHYYLTSIYDYSVFEAFSKVIQKLIPNLSTLENLINTLGNNCGFEKTYLFDVLSKIYIASDTRPVDMSCYEMCSDYIDVIVDISELYSWDHPDRKPKGEQNQEAESHVVLHDETMIHLMEMNKYLCLVSVIRNPEAKEKKGLIDMNCRTFQEALNDVFSRSWEQDQEGSEHGQTQGQVTEHGEPGSNN, via the exons ATGGTTCTGCCTTATGCTATTGTCCGCAGGAGCGGTGCT CCGACAGGACATACCGCGCAGACGAAGCCGGGCCAGGTTTCTACTGGCAAACCTCAAGATGCCAAACCCCGTCTGTTATTGATGGGTCTCCGACG GAGCGGGAAATCCTCGATTGCCAGCGTCGTTTTCCATAAGATGCCTCCTAACGAAACGCTCTTTCTGGAGTCAACTACCCGCATCCAAAAAGATTCCATCCA CTCGTTCATGGACTTCCAGGTCTGGGATTTTCCTGGTCAGCTTGAGTATCTGGAGCCATCTTTCGATCTCGAAGACATTTTCGGGAGCCTTGGTGCACTCGTCTGGGTCATTGATGCTCAGGATGATTACCTGGATTCGGTCGCGCGCTTGAACCGCACCATCCTGACTGTCCAGCAGTATTACCCCAATATCAACATCGAAGTTTTCATTCACAAGGTTGATGGACTCTCGGAAGAGTACCGTACCGATACATTCCAGGATATCGTACAGCTCATTTCGGATGAACTTAGCGATGCTGGATATGAAAATGCCCCTGTCCACTACTACCTCACATCTATCTATGATTATTCCGTCTTTGAGGCATTTAGCAAGGTGATCCAGAAGCTGATTCCAAACCTATCGACCCTGGAGAACCTAATCAACACACTCGGTAACAATTGTGGATTTGAGAAGACGTATTTGTTTGATGTTCTCAGCAAGATCTACATTGCTTCTGATACTCGCCCCGTTGATATGTCCTGCTACGAAATGTGCTCGGACTATATCGATGTGATTGTGGACATCTCAGAACTCTACTCGTGGGATCACCCCGACCGCAAGCCAAAAGGCGAGCAAAATCAAGAAGCAGAGAGCCATGTGGTTCTGCACGACGAAACCATGATCCATTTGATGGAAATGAACAA ATATCTTTGTCTCGTGTCCGTCATACGTAATCCTGAggcgaaggagaaaaagggttTGATTGATATGAATTGCCGCACTTTCCAGGAGGCCCTCAATGATGTCTTTTCTCGCAGCTGGGAACAGGATCAGGAAGGGTCCGAACACGGTCAGACACAGGGGCAGGTGACGGAGCATGGCGAACCAGGTTCGAATAACTGA
- a CDS encoding putative 40S ribosomal protein S20 (40S ribosomal protein S25) — protein MAPARKKWSKGKVKDKAQHAVVLEKTVAERLNKDVQSYRLITVATLVDRLKINGSLARKALEDLEEKGQIKKVVGHSKLNIYTRAVTAE, from the exons ATG GCTCCCGCACGCAAGAAGTGGTCCAAGGGCAAGG TCAAGGACAAGGCCCAGCACGCCGTTGTCCTCGAGAAGACCGTCGCTGAGCGTCTCAACAAGGACGTCCAGTCCTACCGTCTCATTACCGTCGCCACCCTTGTCGACCGTCTTAAGATCAACGGCTCCCTCGCCCGTAAGGCTCTTGAGGACCTCGAGGAGAAGGGccagatcaagaaggttGTCGGCCACTCCAAGTTGAACATCTACA CCCGTGCCGTTACCGCTGAGTAA